The Trichoderma atroviride chromosome 5, complete sequence genome contains a region encoding:
- a CDS encoding uncharacterized protein (EggNog:ENOG41): protein MASHIQSPSRDLPRPGIACTLTRVSITLLRHYFEFTAGLLCTSPSTNSPFITVVLPLAYTDELLMHTVLALSGTHLECRQSRRHAGSMAAVDPEMQHATGLHYQKIISGLRCEMVNFDTANNQKQTRILLILIMACHYEAISGDKSGMMLQHLRASRKLVRRLLIQPQGSSNIDQESLGFSLELYAYLSIVNSLASYRNTGELAQPYDTFLTSLDGLSSYSTFGSMFAGCHSLYELIPHISQLSVEYLAGEKILGDDWIPSSKLRLCYESIEHRIATWKLPSSLDSEAQYKTSDITAAAEAIRHGLYIYLTTSFYGSSRPDPIAQSQLGVEADIVLALATSVKDINIRTILLWPCIIAGSCMVHEEQQKRLISALLSSGFDMKHLFNLCEMLELMWNENDASVYGPYGLYSLMEKRNKYIPFL, encoded by the coding sequence ATGGCCTCACATATCCAGTCTCCCAGTCGTGATCTTCCAAGACCAGGGATAGCGTGCACCCTCACGCGGGTATCTATTACGTTGTTACGACACTATTTTGAATTCACTGCCGGCCTGCTCTGTACATCCCCTTCAACCAATTCCCCCTTCATTACGGTTGTACTTCCACTCGCCTATACCGATGAACTTCTCATGCATACGGTACTAGCTCTGAGCGGCACGCATTTGGAGTGCAGGCAGTCTCGTCGGCATGCTGGTTCCATGGCGGCTGTTGATCCCGAAATGCAGCACGCTACTGGCCTACATTATCAGAAGATAATATCAGGCCTCCGGTGTGAAATGGTCAACTTTGACACTGCAAATAACCAGAAACAGACCAGAATCTTGTTAATCCTTATCATGGCTTGTCATTACGAGGCCATATCTGGTGATAAGAGTGGCAtgatgctgcagcatctgcgTGCTAGCCGAAAGCTAGTTAGGCGACTTCTCATTCAACCCCAAGGAAGCAGCAATATTGACCAAGAGTCTCTTGGTTTCAGTCTTGAGCTATATGCGTACTTATCGATTGTTAACTCACTGGCGTCCTATCGAAATACTGGGGAGCTTGCACAGCCGTACGACACATTTCTTACTTCACTAGATGGGCTCAGTAGCTACTCAACCTTTGGCTCAATGTTTGCTGGCTGCCATTCACTGTACGAGCTAATTCCTCATATAAGCCAGCTGAGTGTAGAATATCTCGCGGGAGAGAAGATTCTTGGGGATGACTGGATACCCAGTTCCAAACTCCGGTTATGCTACGAATCAATTGAACACCGCATTGCAACTTGGAAGTTGCCGTCATCTCTAGACTCTGAGGCTCAATATAAGACTTCCGACAttacagctgctgcagaagctaTCCGACATGGCCTCTATATCTATCTTACGACTTCTTTTTATGGATCAAGCCGGCCGGATCCAATCGCACAATCCCAACTTGGCGTTGAGGCCGACATCGTCCTAGCTTTGGCTACTTCGGTGAAAGATATAAACATTCGGACAATTCTACTATGGCCATGCATTATAGCTGGATCTTGCATGGTCcatgaagagcagcaaaagcgaCTTATAAGTGCGTTACTCAGCTCAGGCTTTGATATGAAGCACTTGTTTAATTTATGCGAGATGCTAGAGCTAATGTGGAACGAAAATGATGCAAGCGTATATGGGCCATATGGGTTGTATTCATTgatggagaaaagaaacaagtaTATACCTTTTTTATGA
- a CDS encoding uncharacterized protein (EggNog:ENOG41~MEROPS:MER0033259), which produces MASYATAEPQFIEVNGTRFAYLRFGSAANNTVPLVFLQHFRGTFDHWDPQLIDPISTTREVILLDNSGVGKTNGTVPGTYAEWADNVAQVVKALGISQIDLLGFSMGGFAAQMAALNYPTLIRKLILAGTGPSAGEGIEGGDPAAFGRLAAASNDKEEHGGFLEAFYSLTPTKQTLGDKWWKRMTTARSNRSDYVGLEGTKAQIDAVLRWSNREHASEGSYDRLHEIKVPVLVANGDNDILIPTVNSWVMFKRLTNADAHLHLYPDVGHGFLNEYAGQFSSLVNQFLDDRA; this is translated from the coding sequence ATGGCATCTTACGCAACTGCTGAGCCCCAGTTTATTGAAGTCAATGGCACTCGCTTTGCATATCTCCGATTTGGCTCAGCCGCCAACAACACGGTTCCTCTTGTGTTCCTCCAGCATTTTAGAGGCACTTTCGATCACTGGGATCCTCAGCTGATTGATCCTATCTCAACGACTCGTGAGGTCATCTTATTGGATAATTCTGGTGTTGGGAAGACCAACGGCACAGTCCCAGGAACTTACGCTGAATGGGCCGACAATGTAGCTCAGGTTGTCAAAGCACTAGGCATCTCGCAGATTGACTTGCTTGGCTTCTCTATGGGAGGTTTTGCAGCTCAGATGGCAGCCCTCAACTACCCAACTCTTATTCGCAAGCTTATCCTTGCGGGAACCGGTCCTAGTGCCGGTGAAGGTATCGAAGGTGGCGATCCGGCCGCATTTGGGCGTCTAGCCGCGGCTTCTAATGATAAAGAAGAACACGGCGGCTTTTTGGAAGCATTTTACTCTCTGACACCAACGAAGCAGACCCTAGGCGACAAGTGGTGGAAACGTATGACGACTGCTCGCTCAAACAGGTCTGACTATGTGGGACTTGAGGGCACAAAGGCGCAAATCGACGCAGTTCTTCGCTGGTCAAACCGCGAACATGCGTCAGAGGGTTCATATGACCGCTTACATGAGATCAAAGTTCCTGTTCTTGTCGCAAATGGCGATAATGACATTCTCATTCCAACTGTCAACAGCTGGGTTATGTTCAAGAGGTTAACCAACGCCGACGCTCATCTGCACTTATACCCGGATGTGGGACATGGATTTTTGAATGAGTACGCGGGTCAGTTTTCGAGTCTAGTTAACCAGTTCCTCGATGACCGGGCGTAA
- a CDS encoding uncharacterized protein (SECRETED:SignalP(1-17)), with product MKFIWATLVVAAASAIASPVAKDNPSGAPRTDLHKPAYGDYGDNRDHGDYRGYGDNKEHGDEKYRGDNKDHGDKDHGDKDHGDKDHGDKDHGDKDHGDNKDHRDHKVNNYHGGNNYHGGNNYHGGSNYHGDNNYHGDNKDHGDNNYHGDNKDHGDNKDHGDNKDHGDNKDHGDNNYHGDNNNRGDNNNHGDNNNHGNNKYHGDNRDHKDNNYHGDNRDHKDNNYHGDNRDHKDNNYHGGNNYHGGNNYHGDNNDHGDNRDHKDNNYHGDNRGHDDHGKHPKEE from the coding sequence ATGAAGTTCATCTGGGCCACTCTCGTTGTCGCAGCCGCATCGGCCATAGCCAGCCCCGTCGCTAAAGACAATCCCAGCGGCGCACCGAGAACTGATCTACACAAGCCGGCCTACGGAGACTATGGAGACAACAGAGATCATGGAGACTACAGAGGCTATGGAGACAACAAGGAGCATGGAGACGAAAAGTACCGTGGAGACAACAAAGACCACGGAGACAAAGACCACGGAGACAAAGACCACGGAGACAAAGACCACGGAGACAAAGACCACGGAGACAAAGACCACGGAGATAATAAAGATCATAGAGACCACAAAGTCAACAACTACCATGGAGGCAACAACTACCATGGAGGCAATAACTACCATGGAGGCAGCAACTACCATGGAGACAACAACTACCatggagacaacaaagatcatggagacaacaactaccatggagacaacaaagatcatggagacaacaaagatcatggagacaacaaagaTCATGGAGATAATAAAGATCATGGAGACAACAACTACCATGGAGATAACAACAATCGTGGAGATAACAACAATCATGGAGATAACAACAATCACGGAAACAATAAATACCATGGAGACAACAGGGATCACAAAGACAACAACTACCATGGAGACAACAGGGATCACAAAGACAACAACTACCATGGAGACAACAGGGATCATAAAGACAACAACTACCATGGAGGCAACAACTACCATGGAGGCAACAACTACCATGGAGACAACAACGACCATGGAGACAACAGGGATCATAAAGACAACAACTACCATGGAGACAACAGGGGCCACGACGATCATGGAAAGCACCCGAAGGAAGAATAA